The following are encoded together in the Culex pipiens pallens isolate TS chromosome 1, TS_CPP_V2, whole genome shotgun sequence genome:
- the LOC120428435 gene encoding ring-infected erythrocyte surface antigen-like translates to MGTDLLDHGDLQASDKYNNVDDNVSNNVEVNVSNYVDDNVSNNVEVNVSNNVEVNVSNNVEVNVSNNVDDNFSNNVDDNVSNNVEVNVSNNVDDNVSNNVEVNVSNNVDDNVSNNVDDNVSNNVEFNISNNVEVNISNKYQSWLLLLPE, encoded by the exons ATGGGAACCGATTTGCTCGACCATGGAGATCTCCAGGCCTCGGACAAATA CAATAACGTTGATGACAACGTTAGCAATAACGTTGAAGTCAACGTTAGTAATTACGTTGATGACAACGTTAGCAATAACGTTGAGGTCAACGTTAGCAATAACGTTGAGGTCAACGTTAGCAATAACGTTGAGGTCAACGTTAGCAATAACGTTGATGACAACTTTAGCAATAATGTTGATGACAACGTTAGCAATAACGTTGAGGTCAACGTTAGTAATAACGTTGATGACAACGTTAGCAATAACGTTGAAGTCAACGTTAGCAATAACGTTGATGACAACGTTAGCAATAACGTTGATGACAACGTTAGCAATAACGTTGAGTTCAACATTAGCAATAACGTTGAGGTCAACATTAGCAATAAG